The following DNA comes from Enterocloster bolteae.
ACTCCGCATGTGTGGAATCCTGGTTCATGAACACCCCCGGACTTGTGGTCGTATGCCCCACCACCCCTTATGAGGCAAAGGGAATGCTGATCTCCGCAATTAAAAGTGATAACCCGGTTCTCTTTTTAGAGCATAAGACCCTTTATAATGTAAAGGGAGAGGTGCCTCAAGAGATGTATGAGATTCCTCTGTACGAGGCTGAGGTGGAGAGAGAGGGAAGCGACATCACAATCGTAGCAACCCAAATCATGCTTGACAAAGCCCATAAGGCGGCGGACATCATGGCAAAGGAAGGGGTCAGCGTGGAAATCATTGACCCGAGAACCATTTATCCTTATGACAAGGACACGATCCAGAAATCCGTGGCAAAAACAGGCCGCATCATTCTGGCGCAGGAAGGTCCCAAATGCGGGGGCTGGGGAGCCGAACTTTCCGCCATGATAAGCGAGGATGTGTTTGAGTATTTATGCGCGCCCATTAAACGGGTTACCTCCCTGGATTCCCCGGTACCGTACGCGCCGGTGCTGGAGGATTACGTACTGCCGCAGCTGGATGATCTGGTAAAAACCTGCCGGGAATTGATGGAATATTAAATATAGCCACAAGTGGAGATTGAGAGGAAATACATATGGTTACAAAAGTAATTATGCCCAAATTCGGATTGTCAATGGAGACAGGAGTCCTGGGCTCCTGGCTGGTGGAAGAAGGGGCTTCTGTCACAAAAGGCAGCGCCCTGGCAGAAATAACAACAGATAAAATCACCAATACGTGCGAAGCACCCAAAGACGGGATTCTCCGCAAAATCCTGCTTCCCGAAGGGGAGGAGGCTGCCTGCGGGGAGGCCATAGCGGTTCTGGCGGACACGGCGGACGAGGATATATCGGCGGAGTGCGGGGGAGGCCAGAGTGAAGGGGGCGCTTTTGCGGACAGCGCAGAGCAGGCGGCTGCAGCATCCCCTGTCCCGGAAAAGGCCGCCCCGGCCGATATTAAAATCACGCCGCGGGCCAAAAAGGTAGCAGAGGAGCAGGGGCTTGAATATTCCCACATCCAGGGAACCGGCCTGTTAGGCGCAATCACAATTTCAGATTTGAAGAAACATGGAATTCCCAGGAAGGACCCGGCAAGCGCCGCCTCTGTATCAGCTGCTCCGTCATCGGCGTCCGTCCCGTCATCAGCGTCCGGTCCGGCATCAGCATCCGGCCTGGCATCTGCATCCGCCCCGGCATCCGGTCCGTCAACCGCATCTGCCCCGGCCGCAGCGCCTAAGGCAGTCTTTGATACACGGCCCTGTGAAGGCGAGGATGTCATTGTCAAGATGAGCACCATGGAGACCGCGATCGCAAAAGCCATGCAGAACAGTCTGCTGACAACCGCCCAGGCCACCATAGCCACAGAGGCGGAAATAACGGAACTGGTCAGGGTATACAAACAGTTAAAGGGAAAATATACCAATGCAGGAGTGAAGCTGAGCTATACCGCCATGCTGATAAAGGCAGTGGCCATGGCATTGGAGAACCACAAGGCTCTGAGAAGCACCATGGCAGACGAGACCCATATTAAAATCAGCAGCCGTATTCACATCGGCGTTGCGGTGGATATCCCGGGCGGTCTGATTGTGCCTGTGATCCGCGATGCAAATATGAAGGATTTGCGCACAATCTGCCTGGAATTATCAGACCTTACCCAGCGGGCTAAGGACAATAAGCTTACATCCGACCAGCTGGGCGGCGCGACCATTACCATCACCAACCTGGGCATGTTTGGAATCACCTATTTTACCCCTGTATTAAATGTTCCGGAATCAGCAATTTTAGGCGTTGGAGCCATTATCGAGAAGCTGATGGTAAAGGACGGAGGCTTCTATCCCGCATCCGTCATGAACTTCAGCCTTACCCATGACCACCGCATTGTCAACGGAGCGCCGGCGGCAAGATTCCTGAAAGAAGTGACAGCCAGCCTGCAGGATTTTAAATGGGTTTAAAAAGTCCTTAAATATTCATTCCCGCTATCTGCGCGCCAACAGGAGGAAAGCCATATGAAAAAAGCAGACGTTATGATTAAAAATGCATATATCATAACAATGGATCATGACAGAAACATAATCAGCAATGGATGCATTGTGATTGATAAAGACAAGATTACAGCGGTTGGAGGCGGGGAACTGGCATCCTGCTACGAAGCCTCCAGGGTGGTTGACGCAAAGGGAAAGTTCGTATTTCCGGGCATGATAAGCACCCACTCCCATTTGTTCCAGACCATGTTAAAGGGCCTGGGCAGGGATAAACTTTTGTTTGACTGGCTGGACAGCTCCGTGCGTACGGCCCTGCACCGGTTTGACGGGGAAATGTGTTACTACGCTGCCCTGACAGGATGTATGGAAGCCATTCAGTCAGGCACCACCACCCTATTGGACTATATGTACTGCCATACCAGCCCGGGTCTCAGCGATTATGTGACCCAGGCCATGGAGGATATCGGAATACGCGGCATATACGGCCGGGGCTTCACCAATACCGCAAATTTCCCGCCGGAATTTAAGGTGGCCCATCACGATACGGAACAGGATATGTTTGACGATGTGAGGCGTCTGTACAAAAAGTATGAAGGGCACAGCAGAATGAGCGTTGCCCTGGCGCCGGGCATCATCTGGGACAACACGGATGACGGCTACCGGGAGATGCGCAAAATGGCCGATGAGATGCATATTCCCCTTACCATGCATGTGCTGGAATCAGAGGATGACGATAAGTACTGCAGGGAAGTAAGGGGAGGAAGGACCATACCCCATCTGGAACGCCTGGGATTTATCGGACCTGATTTTATCGCGGTGCACTGTGTCTGCATGGAAGAGGAGGACTTTGACATCTTCAAACAGTATGATGTGAAGGTCAGCCACAATCCGGTGTCCAACATGATTCTTGCCTCCGGCGTGGCTCCGGTTGAGAGGATGGTAAAGGAAGGGCTGACAGTCAGCCTTGCCTGCGACGGCTCAGCCAGCAACGATACCCAGGATATGATGGAGGTGTTAAAGACAACCGCCCTGCTCCAAAAGGTACATTTAAGAGACGCGGCCGCCATGCCGGCCTCCAGGGTTCTGGAACTGGCAACCCTGGGAGGCGCAAAGGCAGTTATGCGGGAGGGGGATCTGGGGGCAATCGCGGCGGGAATGAAGGCGGACCTGGTAATCTACGACCCCTTCCACGGCCGTTCCATACCGGTACA
Coding sequences within:
- a CDS encoding alpha-ketoacid dehydrogenase subunit beta is translated as MGRKLSYGMAINEALHQMMGADERVFILGEDVAKMGGDFGITKGIWEKWPNRIKDTALSESAILGLSCGAAVCGLKPVPEIMFADFLGVCFDQLTNNAAKLNFMYQGKAHCGITVRAVQGGGIRCAYHHSACVESWFMNTPGLVVVCPTTPYEAKGMLISAIKSDNPVLFLEHKTLYNVKGEVPQEMYEIPLYEAEVEREGSDITIVATQIMLDKAHKAADIMAKEGVSVEIIDPRTIYPYDKDTIQKSVAKTGRIILAQEGPKCGGWGAELSAMISEDVFEYLCAPIKRVTSLDSPVPYAPVLEDYVLPQLDDLVKTCRELMEY
- a CDS encoding dihydrolipoamide acetyltransferase family protein — protein: MVTKVIMPKFGLSMETGVLGSWLVEEGASVTKGSALAEITTDKITNTCEAPKDGILRKILLPEGEEAACGEAIAVLADTADEDISAECGGGQSEGGAFADSAEQAAAASPVPEKAAPADIKITPRAKKVAEEQGLEYSHIQGTGLLGAITISDLKKHGIPRKDPASAASVSAAPSSASVPSSASGPASASGLASASAPASGPSTASAPAAAPKAVFDTRPCEGEDVIVKMSTMETAIAKAMQNSLLTTAQATIATEAEITELVRVYKQLKGKYTNAGVKLSYTAMLIKAVAMALENHKALRSTMADETHIKISSRIHIGVAVDIPGGLIVPVIRDANMKDLRTICLELSDLTQRAKDNKLTSDQLGGATITITNLGMFGITYFTPVLNVPESAILGVGAIIEKLMVKDGGFYPASVMNFSLTHDHRIVNGAPAARFLKEVTASLQDFKWV
- a CDS encoding amidohydrolase family protein; this encodes MKKADVMIKNAYIITMDHDRNIISNGCIVIDKDKITAVGGGELASCYEASRVVDAKGKFVFPGMISTHSHLFQTMLKGLGRDKLLFDWLDSSVRTALHRFDGEMCYYAALTGCMEAIQSGTTTLLDYMYCHTSPGLSDYVTQAMEDIGIRGIYGRGFTNTANFPPEFKVAHHDTEQDMFDDVRRLYKKYEGHSRMSVALAPGIIWDNTDDGYREMRKMADEMHIPLTMHVLESEDDDKYCREVRGGRTIPHLERLGFIGPDFIAVHCVCMEEEDFDIFKQYDVKVSHNPVSNMILASGVAPVERMVKEGLTVSLACDGSASNDTQDMMEVLKTTALLQKVHLRDAAAMPASRVLELATLGGAKAVMREGDLGAIAAGMKADLVIYDPFHGRSIPVHDPVSAIVYSSSQANIESVMVDGVFVMEHKRMTMIDEEKVLYATQKAAEKLINEVGLGNTQWGRKIGNLGL